In the Uranotaenia lowii strain MFRU-FL chromosome 1, ASM2978415v1, whole genome shotgun sequence genome, aatggaaaaaaagaatccaaccaaaacgtaaaaggtgcaacaaaaaaattgaactcttgAAACAAAAGATAGGAAAATATCATTTAGAAAGAACATAgctatttttctattgttttacatcttaattttgattacatttgtttattttgcaagttttatacatgaatatgattgagttttaataaaataacccattttcttgttactgctaataattttcattatttggtgttgaattgagatttcctgtcaccatataaatcatattggacaagtctcggggtaaatatgaacatattccggggtaattatgaacagagtttggggtaattatgaacataattttttaagtaaaaaatcaccatacactgcttactatggataaatgtaacgtataactgctgttacttttcaaaaattttaaaccaagttcgtaatccgtgttcataattaccccctagagagtggggtaaatatgaacagacggggtaattatgaacagacgtcccAAGGACAGAGGTTGcgaccaaaaaaacaaaagttgttctacAGAATTATTAAGAGCACGGAAACTTTCATTGATGGTAGTTTTTCAGAGTTTGTGATAAGAAATTAACATATGGTGGCcgtaagtgtgccaaatgaagaaattttgttcataattaccccacctagccctacctATATGTTTCCTCATGGTCACTCTAGACATTTGAAGGTAGACGCTTCTATTTTTGACAAAGAATAGTCATGATAGGATAAAACACGATTAtctattaaaaattcaacaaaagaaataagttaagtttaacattttcataaatataatttGTTCAATTTACAACCAATGATCCATTTACCTCGAATTTGTAGCCTACAATGTTTTGTTTCAAGTGCGCATGTCCCCTGTGACGTCGTCCAACGAGCGACTACATACGAACTGTTGAGGccaaattaaactaaaattctACATCGGCAAATGAACAACCTTATACGAGAAGGGTAATGTGAGCGAAAAAAGTTtacgtttatttgaaaaatcaatcatcacATGGATAAGTCGATATATTACATGTATTCTTTAGCTCAAGAAGACTGGTTCTCTATTACATATTGAGAGAAgcgaaaacaacgaaaaaactATAATagattaactttaaataatatGCAACGTATTTATACTGACAGTACTCCAGGCTTTCTGTCTAAATAGAAAAACGACACCAACTACTACCTGCTCTACATCGCATTGTGAAATCAATCTTCGTCCTCTTCATCACTATTGTCCCAGACGTCGTCTCCGGCCATAGCTGCAACTGCGAGCACGTCCATCACCCGCATTCCAACTATTTCGATGTCACTAGTGCTGTCATCGGAATCTACGCCGGCCATCGCACTGGCTTCGGCATCGTTGGTACGTTCCGAACGCCTTACACCCATTTCCTCATCTTCATCAGCTCCCTCGTTAGCCGATGTGGATGCGACTGGAACAGATTTCACCTTGATGTTACTGCCAGTTAAACCGTAGAAACTTTTGGGTAGGTAGTTTTTCTTGGTGGCCACAAATTTCCAACCCAAATGCTGCCGACAATTGGTGCAAAGCTGAAGCGAAAGAATAAGGTTTCACACAAATTTACTTTAAACGGAGGCTTAAACAAAACTCTCACCGTTATTTGCCATGAGTAACCAGGGAACCAACTGAATTCGGTTGACGGCCGATCTACGTTGAAGGTGGAGTCATCTTTTGTCTTGTAGATGGTTAGCGTTTCATGCACAAATCCTTGGGGGTTACAATAGCTTGTCTGAATGCCCTGCTTGCTCATAGCGAACAGATCATTGTAACTGCCGATCTCGTTTTCGCATCGTTTGCATACAAAATAGCACATCTGAAAAGAACAAAATGAAGCAATAGTAAACATGCTCaactgataaattttttaaccaatATTTACGTTATCAAGTGACTTGTTGATCACCAACATTCGACTAATCACGGCATCCTCTTGGTAGATCAGCTTCCGATCTTTTTCGTCCAGCGAAACATTCCGCGCCAGCCAGAATGATAGCTTCACAGGATCATTTGGCACCGAAGTTATGTTAAGCAACGCCAGGTAGCGTTCGACTTTGGCGAGGATTTGCTCAGTGCCGTACTGATCGTATACGAACTTAGGCCATACCATCCCATGCGAAAAATGAGCCCTCAATCGATTCGAGTACATTTTGTTGTTGCAAATCGCAAGCCGTTTCATATGATTAGAACAGTTGCTTAACAGTGGATCTGGCAGTAAGATTTCGGGTAGAATCAGTACGTCAGCTCGCAGCCCGGATAGATGCCGTACCGTGTGGAATCGCTGCTGCGCAATTGCTTTCAGAACAATCGTACCGCGAGCATCGCTTTCGCCACGCTCGAACACTTGGCAGGTTACACCGTATACGAAATGTCTCGGGAAGGTACAACGGAATACCAGAGCAAACTTGACCCCGTCCGATGGATCATTACAGTTAAGGGTGGAATCGTTGATTATCATCGGTACAATTTCCCCAGGAAATACTATAGAGGTATGCGTCCAAACCGGAAGACGATACACCTTGCCGGGTTCCAAGTAGTCTACTCCTTCTACTCGCTCTAGTTTGCCGAGATACtgtaaaaagaaattatttataaTCGCTCGATAATGTATTCGTAGGATTGGCTCACGGTATGTTCCGTCGGAAGTTCCGTGTTGTAGATTTCGGCAGTTGTTGATTGGTGCTGTTCGCGGCTGGTAATGTAATCGTCAAACAGTCGATCAGCATCGGAATCATCCAGGCCATTTTCCGAAGAATTACTGCTAAACGACCTGTCTCCACTGGCAGTACTGGCCAGTTCTTCAgcttcttcttcatcttcattGGCATTCATTACCACATCCACGGGTTCATTTACTTCCGGCGCTAGAAGGTTTTCAGCCATAGGTGCCGCGTCCTGGTCCGAACTATCCGGATCTTCATCTTCGGGATCGTGATGAATCGAGGCCTGCACCAAACGCATTCGTCTCATTCTTTGCTGGTGCTGCTCATTGCTTTCAGCTGGATCCTGCTGCTCGGCGCTGGCAAGCGAAGATTCCTGAGGATTCGATTCATTCTCTGGTACATGCCCCTCGGGAAGTTCTTCGTTTTCCATCCCTGTACCGAGAAAACTTGACtggattttgagaaaaaaaaattgagcgttGATAAAGAAAAGCACTTTTTCACCGtttgttgacaaaatttgttttgatccaaatctagcgtaacatttcataagggcgaaactagcagttagctcgaaacgagaaaaacgagtttgaaatttcggaacatctaatcaaatcctatttaaaaaatcgaccactttttgttcaacaaattcaataaaaggggattatattcacttattgttcgttggttatcaaaatctttaacttttttcactaattttcaGAGATTTCCGAGTTtcgtctttttttgttttcgatttcagttacgcctgcaagtttcgcccaattgatcggccgtttttgttttggttttgaagtttcgcccattggtccaacacgcaaaaactaattaggccgttttgtcacacacggtcaactcagttacgcctattggccctacacgaatagaaaaattcacccCATTTttaataggcgtaacttcacgttccaacaaaaatgcatcaacaggaagtttcgcccaattgaattttattaattttttgaaagttttaagtgattttaagatgaaaccgcgttaataaggtaaagtgcaaccgcgtacatccggaatgaccgttaactcgatttgtttacatttggcagtttcgccctttttaaatgttacgctagaaatgcTCGCAATCGCTAGGGCTGccagtaaatttttgaaaatatgaaaaacgtGCATGCAGTTTGAAATCGTAACACTGTGACTGTTGaccttaaaaattttcacaaaaagtgattttaatttcccaagtaaccattaaTTAATGGTAAAGTGCACCGATCCAAACTGAACCAAAACGTATACGTTgaatgcactttttttttttaataaaacgtcAATGGTTTGATATctcaagcaaaattttaatttcattttttttaccattactTGTTCAAGTCGGAATACAAATTGGAAagcgttttttttactttggattttaacgattttaacaCTGTCGTGTTATTCTCATCTTCATTCTTGGAAAGGCATTTGTTTTCCAACTCTGCGTCACGCACTGTAATTTTGTTGACCTGATGATGGTGGCGAAAGTTTTGACGGCACGTTCCCgtcatcaaaatttcaatgattgtttTGGTTAGGATTTTGCATCCAAACAGGACGCGATTTTTCTTCGCAACTCAattccggattttacccggaA is a window encoding:
- the LOC129740262 gene encoding protein cereblon-like, yielding MENEELPEGHVPENESNPQESSLASAEQQDPAESNEQHQQRMRRMRLVQASIHHDPEDEDPDSSDQDAAPMAENLLAPEVNEPVDVVMNANEDEEEAEELASTASGDRSFSSNSSENGLDDSDADRLFDDYITSREQHQSTTAEIYNTELPTEHTYLGKLERVEGVDYLEPGKVYRLPVWTHTSIVFPGEIVPMIINDSTLNCNDPSDGVKFALVFRCTFPRHFVYGVTCQVFERGESDARGTIVLKAIAQQRFHTVRHLSGLRADVLILPEILLPDPLLSNCSNHMKRLAICNNKMYSNRLRAHFSHGMVWPKFVYDQYGTEQILAKVERYLALLNITSVPNDPVKLSFWLARNVSLDEKDRKLIYQEDAVISRMLVINKSLDNMCYFVCKRCENEIGSYNDLFAMSKQGIQTSYCNPQGFVHETLTIYKTKDDSTFNVDRPSTEFSWFPGYSWQITLCTNCRQHLGWKFVATKKNYLPKSFYGLTGSNIKVKSVPVASTSANEGADEDEEMGVRRSERTNDAEASAMAGVDSDDSTSDIEIVGMRVMDVLAVAAMAGDDVWDNSDEEDED